In Acinonyx jubatus isolate Ajub_Pintada_27869175 chromosome B3, VMU_Ajub_asm_v1.0, whole genome shotgun sequence, a genomic segment contains:
- the SKOR1 gene encoding SKI family transcriptional corepressor 1 — translation MEALTTQLGPGREGNSSPNSKQELQPYSGSSALKPNQVGETSLYGVPIVSLVIDGQERLCLAQISNTLLKNYSYNEIHNRRVALGITCVQCTPVQLEILRRAGAMPISSRRCGMITKREAERLCKSFLGEHKPPKLPENFAFDVVHECAWGSRGSFIPARYNSSRAKCIKCGYCSMYFSPNKFIFHSHRTPDAKYTQPDAANFNSWRRHLKLSDKSATDELSHAWEDVKAMFNGGTRKRTFSLQGGGGGGANGGSGGQGKGGAGGGGGPGCGAEMAPGPPPHKSLRCGEDEATGPPGPPPPHPQRGLGLAAGAGGPAGPGGPGGGAGVRSYPVIPVPSKGFGLLQKLPPPLFPHPYGFPTAFGLCPKKDDPVLGAGEPKGGPGTGSGAGAGTGGGAGGPGSGHLPPGAGPGPGGGAMFWGHQPSGAAKDAAAVAAAAAAATVYPTFPMFWPAAGSLPVPPYPAAQSQAKAVAAAVAAAAAAAAAAAGGGGPESLDGAEPAKEGGLGSEERCPSALSRGPLDEDGADEALPPPLAPLPPPPPPARKGSYVSAFRPVVKDAESIAKLYGSARDAYGAGPARGPGPGAGSGGGYVSPDFLSEGSSSYHSASPDVDTADEPEVDVESNRFPEDEGALDEADPGAPSAPSTAGGQDADQPVGPPSTTSSGADGPTDSPDGGSPRSRRRPGLPAASRSTFGDQAADDVVRRPERSPPSGGYELREPCGPLGGPAPAKVYAPERDEHVKSAAAALGPAASYLCTPEAHEPDKEDNHSTADDLETRKSYPDQRSISQPSPANTDRGEDGLTLDVTGTQLVEKDIENLARDELQKLLLEQMELRKKLEREFQSLKDNFQDQMKRELAYREEMVQQLQIVRDTLCNELDQERKARYAIQQKLKEAHDALHHFSCKMLTPRHCTGNCSFKPPLLP, via the exons ATGGAGGCTCTCACCACTCAGCTGGGGCCGGGGCGCGAGGGCAACTCCTCACCCAACTCGAAACAGGAGCTGCAACCCTACTCAGGCTCCAGCGCTCTCAAACCCAACCAGGTGGGCGAGACGTCGCTGTACGGGGTGCCTATCGTGTCTCTGGTCATCGACGGCCAGGAAcgcctgtgcctggcacagatcTCCAACACTCTCCTCAAGAACTACAGCTACAATGAGATCCACAACCGCCGTGTGGCCCTGGGCATCACGTGCGTGCAGTGCACGCCCGTGCAACTGGAGATTCTGCGTCGGGCTGGGGCCATGCCGATCTCCTCGCGCCGCTGCGGTATGATCACGAAGCGCGAGGCCGAACGTCTGTGCAAGTCGTTCCTGGGCGAGCACAAGCCACCCAAGCTGCCCGAGAACTTCGCCTTCGATGTGGTGCACGAGTGCGCGTGGGGCTCGCGTGGCAGCTTCATCCCTGCGCGTTACAACAGCTCGCGTGCCAAGTGCATCAAGTGCGGCTACTGCAGCATGTATTTCTCGCCTAACAAGTTCATCTTCCACTCGCACCGCACACCCGACGCCAAGTATACGCAGCCCGACGCCGCTAACTTCAACTCGTGGCGCCGTCACCTCAAACTCAGTGACAAGTCGGCCACAGATGAACTGAGCCACGCTTGGGAGGACGTCAAGGCCATGTTCAATGGCGGCACGCGCAAGCGGACTTTCTCGCTGcaaggaggcggcggcggcggtgctAATGGCGGGTcgggtgggcaggggaagggcggtGCTGGCGGCGGGGGCGGCCCCGGGTGTGGCGCAGAGATGGCCCCAGGCCCGCCGCCCCACAAAAGCCTGCGCTGCGGCGAAGACGAGGCTACCGGACCTCCTGGGCCGCCTCCTCCCCATCCGCAGCGGGGACTTGGTCTAGCGGCGGGAGCCGGCGGCCCGGCGGGCCCTGGAGGGCCTGGTGGCGGCGCCGGCGTTCGCAGCTACCCAGTGATCCCAGTGCCCAGCAAGGGCTTTGGCCTCTTGCAGAAACTGCCCCCGCCGCTTTTCCCTCACCCCTATGGCTTCCCCACGGCCTTCGGCCTCTGCCCCAAAAAAGACGACCCGGTGCTAGGTGCAGGCGAGCCCAAGGGCGGTCCAGGCACCGGGAGCGGCGCAGGCGCGGGCACTGGCGGAGGCGCGGGCGGGCCAGGATCCGGCCATTTGCCCCCGGGGGCAGGCCCTGGCCCTGGTGGCGGCGCCATGTTCTGGGGTCACCAGCCCTCTGGGGCAGCCAAGGACGCAGCGGCCGTGGCTGCAGCGGCCGCCGCAGCCACCGTGTACCCGACGTTTCCCATGTTCTGGCCGGCGGCAGGCAGCCTCCCGGTACCGCCCTATCCAGCCGCGCAGAGCCAAGCCAAGGCGGTGGCGGCCGCTGtagcggcggcggccgcggcggcggcggcggctgccggcggcggcggccccgaGTCCCTGGACGGTGCCGAGCCGGCCAAGGAGGGCGGCCTGGGCTCAGAGGAGCGCTGCCCGAGCGCGCTGTCCCGCGGGCCGCTGGACGAGGACGGCGCGGACGAGGCGCTGCCGCCGCCCCTGGCCCCACTGCCTCCGCCTCCTCCGCCTGCACGCAAAGGCTCCTACGTGTCGGCCTTCCGACCGGTGGTCAAAGACGCCGAGAGCATCGCCAAGCTCTACGGTAGCGCCCGCGACGCGTATGGCGCCGGGCCGGCTCGTGGGCCAGGGCCGGGCGCAGGGTCCGGCGGCGGTTACGTGAGCCCAGACTTTCTGAGCGAGGGCAGCTCCAGCTACCACTCCGCCTCGCCCGACGTGGACACTGCTGACGAGCCCGAGGTGGACGTGGAGTCCAACCGCTTCCCCGAGGATGAGGGCGCTCTGGACGAGGCGGATCCCGGAGCACCCAGTGCGCCCAGCACGGCAGGCGGCCAGGACGCGGACCAGCCTGTAGGGCCCCCGTCTACCACCTCCTCGGGCGCCGACGGTCCCACAGACTCCCCAGATGGCGGCAGCCCCCGCTCCCGGCGCCGCCCGGGGCTGCCCGCAGCCAGCAGGTCAACATTTGGGGACCAGGCTGCCGACGACGTGGTGCGGAGACCTGAGAGGAGCCCGCCTAGCGGCGGCTATGAGCTGCGAGAGCCTTGCGGGCCGCTGGGGGGCCCCGCGCCGGCCAAG GTGTACGCGCCAGAGCGGGACGAGCACGTGAAGAGCGCGGCAGCGGCGCTGGGGCCCGCGGCCTCCTACCTCTGCACCCCCGAGGCCCACG AACCAGATAAGGAAGACAATCACTCGACCGCCGACGATTTGGAAACGAGGAAATCCTATCCAGACCAAAGGAGTATCTCCCAGCCAAGTCCCGCAAATACAGACCGAG GTGAAGATGGGCTCACCTTGGATGTCACAGGAACTCAGCTAGTGGAGAAAGATATCGAGAACCTGGCCAGAG ACGAATTGCAAAAACTGCTCCTGGAGCAAATGGAGCTCCGCAAGAAGCTGGAGCGAGAATTTCAGAGTCTCAAAG ATAATTTTCAGGATCAAATGAAGAGGGAATTGGCTTATCGAGAAGAAATGGTACAACAGCTGCAAATTGTCAGAG ACACTCTGTGTAACGAACTCGATCAAGAGCGGAAGGCGCGCTATGCTATCCAGCAGAAATTAAAAG AAGCCCACGACGCCCTGCACCACTTCTCCTGCAAGATGCTGACGCCCCGCCATTGCACTGGCAACTGCTCCTTCAAGCCCCCGCTGTTGCCCTAG